A genome region from Vibrio tapetis subsp. tapetis includes the following:
- a CDS encoding ion transporter: MAKHSLKHHLYVIIFGTHTKGGRWFDISLIAAILVSLCVLIGDSVLASDSEISHLFLYAEYGFTALFTVEYLCRLYCSPKPSAYAKSFYGIIDLLAILPTYLAFFFPGASFMAVIRLLRIMRIFRILKLMRYLQDSNLLLRSLIMSRRKIIIFFSTVAILVTILGSMIYVVEGPENGFTSIPQSIYWAIVTITTVGYGDIVPHTPLDKALAAFTMLLGYSILAVPTGIITAELNQEMNAHRSLVKCPNCSRSGHETDALHCKHCGSELATPEDRVVPIETDKP, translated from the coding sequence ATGGCCAAACATTCGTTAAAACATCATTTGTACGTCATCATCTTTGGTACGCATACTAAAGGTGGCCGTTGGTTCGATATTTCCCTGATCGCGGCTATTTTAGTATCGCTTTGCGTATTGATCGGCGACTCCGTCCTCGCGAGCGATTCCGAAATATCACACCTATTCTTATACGCAGAATACGGGTTCACGGCGCTCTTTACGGTAGAGTATCTATGCCGACTTTATTGTTCGCCTAAGCCGAGTGCCTATGCAAAGAGCTTTTATGGCATTATCGACTTACTGGCTATTCTTCCGACCTACCTAGCATTCTTCTTCCCCGGCGCCTCTTTCATGGCGGTTATCCGTCTATTAAGAATCATGCGAATCTTCCGAATATTGAAATTGATGCGGTACTTGCAAGATTCCAACCTTCTATTACGTTCGCTTATCATGTCACGCAGGAAGATCATCATCTTCTTCAGTACTGTCGCTATCTTGGTCACAATCTTGGGATCCATGATTTACGTTGTAGAAGGGCCAGAAAACGGATTCACCAGTATTCCTCAAAGTATCTATTGGGCAATTGTCACCATTACGACGGTGGGTTATGGCGACATTGTTCCTCATACTCCACTAGACAAAGCACTTGCTGCCTTTACTATGTTATTGGGCTACTCCATTCTCGCTGTACCCACCGGGATTATTACCGCCGAATTAAACCAAGAAATGAATGCGCACCGCAGTTTAGTCAAATGCCCTAACTGCTCTCGCAGTGGGCACGAAACAGACGCACTGCATTGCAAACACTGCGGAAGCGAATTGGCGACACCTGAAGATAGAGTTGTCCCGATAGAAACCGACAAGCCTTAG
- the asd gene encoding aspartate-semialdehyde dehydrogenase → MKVGLVGWRGMVGSVLMQRMVEEKDFDLIEPVFYSTSQIGIPAPALGKDAGMLQDAFDIDSLKQLDAVITCQGGGYTEKVYPALRQAGWKGYWIDAASTLRMANDSIITLDPVNLSQIQQGIHSGTNTFVGGNCTVSLMLMALGGLYEKGHVEWMSAMTYQAASGAGAKNMRELISQMGVINDSVGSELANPASSILDIDRQVAETLRSSSFPTDQFGVPLAGSLIPWIDVKRENGQSKEEWKAEVEANKILGLQDSPVPIDGTCVRIGAMRCHAQALTIKLKQNIPMDEIEEMIATHNDWVKVVPNDRDITAQELTPAKVTGTLSVPVGRLRKMSMGDDFLNAFTVGDQLLWGAAEPLRRTLRIILAEK, encoded by the coding sequence TTTTGACCTGATTGAACCTGTATTTTACAGCACATCACAAATTGGTATTCCAGCACCAGCATTAGGTAAAGATGCGGGTATGCTGCAAGACGCATTTGATATCGACAGCCTAAAACAATTGGATGCAGTCATTACTTGTCAAGGTGGTGGGTACACTGAAAAAGTATACCCAGCTCTTCGTCAAGCGGGTTGGAAAGGATACTGGATCGATGCCGCTTCTACGTTACGCATGGCAAACGACTCAATCATTACTCTAGACCCAGTAAACTTGAGTCAAATCCAACAAGGCATTCATTCTGGGACGAATACGTTCGTCGGTGGTAACTGTACAGTAAGCCTGATGTTGATGGCACTCGGCGGCCTATACGAAAAAGGCCATGTCGAGTGGATGAGCGCAATGACGTATCAAGCCGCTTCTGGTGCGGGTGCTAAAAACATGCGCGAATTGATTTCTCAAATGGGTGTTATCAATGACAGCGTTGGCAGCGAACTGGCTAACCCTGCAAGTTCAATTCTAGACATCGATCGCCAAGTCGCAGAAACACTTCGTTCTTCTTCTTTCCCAACAGACCAATTTGGCGTGCCTCTAGCCGGTTCATTGATCCCTTGGATTGATGTAAAGCGTGAAAACGGTCAAAGCAAAGAAGAATGGAAAGCCGAAGTTGAAGCCAACAAAATTTTAGGTCTTCAAGACTCTCCAGTACCCATTGATGGTACGTGTGTTCGTATCGGTGCCATGCGTTGTCATGCTCAAGCACTTACGATCAAACTAAAGCAGAACATCCCGATGGATGAAATCGAAGAAATGATCGCAACGCACAATGACTGGGTTAAAGTGGTTCCTAATGATCGTGACATCACGGCGCAAGAACTGACTCCAGCTAAAGTAACCGGCACCTTGTCTGTACCGGTTGGTCGTTTACGTAAAATGTCGATGGGTGATGATTTCCTAAATGCGTTTACGGTAGGTGACCAATTATTGTGGGGTGCTGCCGAGCCACTTCGCCGTACGTTGAGAATCATACTTGCTGAAAAATAA